In Microtus pennsylvanicus isolate mMicPen1 chromosome 12, mMicPen1.hap1, whole genome shotgun sequence, the following proteins share a genomic window:
- the Nipsnap1 gene encoding protein NipSnap homolog 1, producing MAPRLCIISAAVRRLLGKQGPRAGDLAAAAAVRFYSKDSEGSWFRSLFVHKVDPRKDAHSTLLSKKETSNLYKIQFHNVKPECLDAYNSLTEAVLPKLHLDEDYPCSLVGNWNTWYGEQDQAVHLWRFSGGYPALMDCMNKLKNNKEYLEFRKERSKMLLSRRNQLLLEFSFWNEPQPRAGPNIYELRTYKLKPGTMIEWGNNWARAIKYRQENQEAVGGFFSQIGELYVVHHLWAYKDLQSREETRNAAWRKRGWDENVYYTVPLVRHMESRIMIPLKISPLQ from the exons ATGGCTCCGCGGTTGTGCATCATCTCTGCAGCGGTACGGCGGCTGCTGGGGAAGCAGGGACCCCGCGCTGGGGATCTCGCGGCTGCGGCTGCTGTGCG CTTCTATTCCAAGGACAGCGAAGGCAGCTGGTTCCGCTCCCTCTTTGTTCACAAGGTGGATCCTCGGAAGGACGCCCACTCCACTCTGCTGTCCAAAAAGGAGACTAGTAATCTCTACAAGATCCAGT TTCACAATGTGAAGCCCGAATGTCTGGATGCCTACAACAGTCTGAC GGAGGCTGTGCTGCCTAAGCTGCACCTGGATGAGGACTACCCCTGCTCGCTTGTGGGCAACTGGAACACATGGTACGGGGAGCAGGACCAGGCAG TGCACCTATGGCGGTTCTCAGGTGGCTATCCAGCCCTCATGGACTGCATGAACAAGCTAAAAAACAACAAG GAGTACCTGGAGTTCCGAAAGGAACGGAGCAAGATGCTGCTGTCCAGGAGAAACCAGTTGCTTCTGGAGTTCAGCTTCTGGAATGAACCACAGCCCAGAGCTGGCCCCAACATCTATGAACTGAGGACATACAAGCTCAAG CCAGGAACCATGATTGAGTGGGGAAACAACTG GGCTCGGGCCATCAAGTACCGTCAAGAGAACCAGGAGGCAGTGGGAGGCTTCTTTTCACAAATAGGAGAGCTCTACGTCGTGCACCACCTATGGG CCTACAAAGATCTGCAGTCTCGGGAGGAGACTCGAAATGCGGCCTGGAGGAAGAGGGGCTGGGATGAAAACGTCTACTACACAG TCCCCTTGGTTCGACACATGGAGTCACGAATCATGATCCCTCTGAAGATTTCTCCTCTCCAGTGA